In Terriglobia bacterium, the DNA window ATTTGCGAACCCTGCGTTGGCACGAAGGATACGGCCTGCGTCGACGCATGCCCGGTGGACTGCATCCATCCGAAGAAGGACGAGGCGGAATTCGAGGCAGCCACGTTGCTTTACATTCATCCCGAAGAATGCATCGATTGTGGTGCTTGTGAGCCGGCTTGCCCCGTGACCGCTATCTTCCC includes these proteins:
- a CDS encoding ferredoxin family protein: MAYIICEPCVGTKDTACVDACPVDCIHPKKDEAEFEAATLLYIHPEECIDCGACEPACPVTAIFPEDNVPEQWQNYIAMNYEHYGIARK